From Daphnia pulicaria isolate SC F1-1A chromosome 4, SC_F0-13Bv2, whole genome shotgun sequence, one genomic window encodes:
- the LOC124336979 gene encoding uncharacterized protein LOC124336979 gives MPSLNWFNLNRVDGGPSYFGSSNRLSASLYWNDWLFGVVITAAAFVTVLLLLSPIYKHQWRTVSLVTTSILMGGAFLLGLVMPWWQCGGPVSVRAPIRVQDAEAMNLTIEVHVGLDYVNITLALDPSQNAPAQQKTENVVLPRLLPRDSIQLITGSYEKASDLSVIKFNERIELKTAEDMRVQFREALERGLPVPILTVINYFSHQEEGFRWSVDYRRAGFFCQFFLTLTLISWAWMNIFFLVIPQHGAVAMITTGLLGLMAVFLYWILLPALDLVIVINGSLLKFKLDGCYWTVLVTGLVALLTGSAMLIIELRHPGSLAFDLEVDSDIKEKLINKVVERRSVKQQPSLQSLNPHKPSLKSKVSVVDATATAYVEKSEMTSDTKLDSGFGVSTESSNISGLLSHQMDSVTDLEQIATMDGSYLKSTVTNLIQAEKAPKIYSYTFRQGRELPSFHESTISLHSEMVPRFLDSIVEEDVVVHRSAHSPPPAVSVGPRRVSQSSSDTEKEEWQDPIEMSEPERQHHSHHTDSDGHNDTFCSTYSSSTNPSPRRRSQRAMSIGSHRDIFGHIPKDANL, from the exons ATGCCTAGTCTCAATTGGTTTAATTTAAATCGCGTGGATGGTGGGCCATCGTACTTTGGCAGTTCAAACCGGCTTTCGGCCTCGTTATACTGGAACGATTGGCTATTCGGCGTGGTCATTACAGCAGCTGCTTTCGTCACAGTTTTGCTTCTGCTCTCACCCATCTACAAGCACCAGTGGAGAACTGTCTCACTC GTAACTACAAGCATTCTCATGGGAGGTGCTTTCCTCCTGGGTTTAGTGATGCCTTGGTGGCAGTGTGGTGGGCCGGTCTCCGTTCGAGCTCCGATTCGAGTTCAAGATGCAGAGGCCATGAATCTCACGATCGAAGTTCACGTCGGACTCGATTACGTCAACATCACACTGGCACTGGATCCCAGTCAAAATGCACCAGCCCAACAGAAAACGGAGAATGTGGTTCTACCTCGATTACTGCCACGAGATTCCATCCAGCTGATCACTGGATCCTACGAGAAAGCGAGCGATCTAAGTGTCATCAAATTCAACGAGCGGATCGAACTGAAAACGGCCGAAGACATGCGAGTGCAGTTCAGGGAAGCCCTGGAACGCGGATTGCCTGTGCCCATCTTGACCGTCATCAACTATTTTAGTCACCAGGAAGAAGGTTTCCGATGGTCTGTCGATTACCGAAGGGCTGGATTCTTTTGCCAGTTCTTCCTGACGTTGACGCTCATCAGCTGGGCGTGGATGAACATTTTCTTCCTCGTCATTCCGCAGCATGGAGCCGTTGCCATGATAACCACCGGTTTGCTGGGCCTGATGGCCGTCTTTCTCTACTGGATATTGTTGCCAGCCTTGGACCTAGTCATCGTCATCAATGGAAGCCTACTCAAATTCAAACTGGACGGCTGTTACTGGACTGTGCTCGTCACTGGTCTGGTGGCTTTATTGACCGGAAGCGCCATGCTGATTATCGAATTGCGTCATCCAGGCAGTTTGGCATTTGATCTGGAAGTCGACTCTGacatcaaagaaaaattgatcAACAAAGTAGTCGAGAGACGTTCGGTCAAGCAGCAGCCATCTTTGCAGTCGCTTAATCCGCACAAACCCAGTTTGAAGTCGAAAGTGTCGGTCGTCGACGCTACAGCAACTGCTTACGTCGAAAAGAGCGAGATGACGTCAGACACGAAACTCGATTCCGGATTCGGAGTCTCGACGGAATCGAGCAACATCTCCGGACTCCTTTCCCACCAGATGGATTCGGTCACCGATCTGGAGCAGATTGCCACTATGGATGGATCCTACTTGAAGTCGACCGTCACGAAT TTGATTCAAGCGGAGAAGGCTCCAAAAATTTACAGCTACACGTTCCGGCAGGGAAGAGAATTGCCCAGCTTTCACGAGAGCACTATTTCGTTGCACAGTGAGATGGTGCCTCGTTTCTTGGACAGCATTGTCGAAGAGGATGTTGTCGTCCATCGGTCGGCTCATTCGCCTCCGCCGGCGGTTTCGGTGGGACCGCGACGCGTTTCCCAATCGTCGTCGGACACGGAAAAGGAAGAATGGCAGGATCCGATTGAAATGAGCGAACCAGAACGTCAGCACCACAGTCACCACACTGATTCCGATGGACACAATGATACTTTCTGTTCTACTTACAGTTCGTCCACCAATCCTTCTCCTAGACGTCGTTCTCAACGCGCAATGTCAATTGg GTCACACCGAGACATATTTGGACACATACCCAAGGACGCAAATTTATAG
- the LOC124336925 gene encoding ABC transporter G family member 20-like, translating into MNDASAGDGVEYGVLVRNAIKTYGVGSRKSIILENLNMTVKKGSIYGLLGASGCGKTTLLSCLVGRRSLNSGDVQVLGHEPGSPESGIPGPRIGYMPQELALYGHFTIRETLIYFGRIYNLRTEFVHSQVEFLSKLLDLPASDRYVGTLSGGQQRRMSFAVALFHEPELLILDEPTVGVDPVLRHSIWEHLIRQSVEHGRTVIVTTHYIEEARQANTIGMMRSGRLLTEESPENLLRDYNLPSLENVFLKLCMKDEGKNGIQQQPPALGHDNMAFDQSASQSDVSEVGIDGLYTRNDQRSPTSPADFSVITQFDSAMNNNNETPAKVSSSPAINFVASKRSRNPFRMTLPSRHRLSALILKNYLLIFRNLGILGFLYFLPAFQAAVFNVTLGHEPFGLRMGIVNDELNPSEGRVCNYTTECTYSMLSCRYLRFLKDNIIQIPFDNYSEALEAGKRNDVWGVIHFGHNFTEEFEIRRESGDSATYDTILRSQINVRMDSTNQQIDVFIEKWLIEGFGDFFRDLMKSCGHEPDASNFPLEFMDPVYGQKDTPYTEFMAPGLIISIIYFMAVSLTAGAFVAERKQGLLDRSLVAGVQMIEILMGYLVNQLSVMVGQIALVFIIMLWFFAVPCHGSMVLAILITFLQGLVGMCFGLLIATVCENEISALSLSMASFLPLVVTSGIAWPIEGMSFYLRAISYSMPMTYSVESLRCIFSKGWGLSEVDVYAGFAISIIWILGLLIGCLIVVRFRKYSS; encoded by the exons ATGAACGACGCAAGTGCTGGAGATGGCGTTGAATACGGAGTTCTCGTCCGCAACGCCATCAAAACCTATGGCGTTGGAAGTCGTAAATCCATCATCCTCGAAAATCTGAACATGACCGTCAAAAAAGGATCAAT ATACGGATTATTGGGAGCCAGTGGTTGCGGCAAGACGACTCTGTTAAGCTGTCTTGTCGGCCGTCGTAGCTTGAACAGCGGAGACGTACAGGTCTTGGGTCACGAGCCCGGCTCTCCGGAGAGCGGAATTCCGGGCCCACGGATCGGATACATGCCGCAAGAACTGGCCCTGTACGGTCATTTCACCATCAGGGAAACTCTTATCTACTTTGGGCGAATCTACAATCTGAGGACAGAGTTTGTCCACTCTCAAGTGGAATTTTTGTCCAAGTTGTTGGATCTGCCAGCCAGCGATCGTTACGTCGGCACACTCAGCGGAGGTCAGCAAAGACGCATGTCTTTTGCTGTCGCTCTCTTCCACGAACCTGAATTGTTGATCTTGGACGAACCCACCGTTGGCGTTGACCCAGTGCTCAGACACAG CATTTGGGAACATTTGATTCGGCAGAGTGTCGAACACGGAAGAACGGTTATTGTCACCACTCATTACATCGAAGAAGCCCGACAGGCCAACACG ATTGGAATGATGCGATCTGGACGTTTGCTAACGGAAGAATCGCCCGAAAATCTGTTGAGAGATTACAATTTACCTTCACTGGAGAATGTCTTCCTCAAACTTTGCATGAAGGATGAAGGTAAAAACGGAATCCAGCAACAACCACCAGCGCTAGGCCACGACAACATGGCCTTTGACCAGAGTGCAAGTCAATCGGACGTCTCTGAAGTGGGCATCGATGGTCTCTACACCAGGAATGACCAGCGATCTCCCACATCGCCGGCTGATTTCTCCGTG ATCACACAATTCGATTCCGCGATGAATAACAATAACGAAACACCGGCCAAAGTGTCCAGCAGTCCTGCGATCAATTTCGTGGCTAGCAAGCGATCCCGTAATCCCTTTAGAATGACCTTGCCATCTCGACATCGCCTCTCTGCTCTTATTCTAAAGAATTACTTGTTGATTTTTAGAAATCTTGG GATTTTAGGGTTCCTCTACTTCCTCCCTGCTTTCCAGGCGGCCGTTTTTAATGTGACACTCGGACACGAACCGTTTGGACTGAGGATGGGCATTGTTAACGACGAGCTGAATCCTAGCGAGGGCCGTGTTTGCAATTACACAACAGAGTGCACCTATTCCATGCTCAGCTGTCGCTACCTTCGATTCTTGAAAGACAACATCATTCAG ATTCCATTTGATAATTATTCAGAAGCTCTCGAagcaggaaaaagaaatgatgttTGGGGAGTGATACACTTTGGACATAATTTTacagaagaatttgaaattcggCGGGAGAGCGGAGATTCGGCAACTTATGACACTATTCTTCGCAGTCAAATTAATGTCAGGATGGATTCCACCA ATCAACAAATTGATGTTTTCATTGAAAAGTGGCTCATCGAAGGCTTTGGAGACTTTTTCAGAGATTTAATGAAATCTTGTGGACACGAACCAGATGCTAGTAATTTTCCTTTAGAG TTTATGGATCCTGTCTATGGTCAAAAAGATACGCCGTACACTGAATTCATGGCGCCTGGCCTCATTATCTC aattatttatttcatggccgTCTCACTAACTGCTGGAGCCTTTGTCGCTGAAAGGAAACAAGGTCTTCTAGATCGCAGTTTAGTGGCAG GCGTGCAAATGATTGAAATTCTAATGGGGTATCTGGTCAACCAGCTGTCCGTTATGGTTGGCCAGATAGCGCTGGTTTTCATAATCATGTTATGGTTCTTCGCCGTCCCTTGCCACGGCAGTATGGTTTTAGCTATATTAATTACATTTCTTCAAGGTCTTGTCGGAATGTGTTTCG GTCTGCTGATTGCCACAGTCTGCGAAAATGAAATCAGCGCTCTGTCACTTTCCATGGCCAGTTTTCTCCCGTTGGTCGTTACCAGTGGCATTGCTTGGCCAATTGAAG ggaTGTCTTTTTATCTCCGAGCAATTTCTTATAGCATGCCGATGACGTACTCCGTCGAATCATTGCGAtgcattttttcaaaaggatgGGGCCTCAGTGAAGTCGATGTTTATGCAGGATTTGCAATCAGCATTATCTGGATTTTGGGCTTGTTGATTGGTTGTCTAATTGTCGTACGTTTTCGCAAGTATTCCAGTTAA
- the LOC124337017 gene encoding rabenosyn-5-like, whose translation MATSTHTEDNESRIREGFICPICMEDLATDDQLLLHFEEAHDTEEDKDVLQAFKDFLGKAKKILKSDNPFDILEKTSSKSSSQQKQYHVEWDPQDFGVIHSHWSDFRKFRSNRMDFYAAETNKLIIRLDKIVSCLPSEAAKRREHEQNIVTWVNDEDVQLCPQCAKSFNILRRKHHCRVCGTVQCHQCSQFLLLSFARKLTNPSYIPTLDDNKEKPSPPKRLTHAAFHALKRTGSTTSLTSLTSLIDTDTGEGHIRVCYYCKQLLERREQQMDSRSQNAVIAELYNEMRKYMEKGAELMPVFLKMLESFSQGESTYNLKDAQECRLKLLKIAEYVDGYSKKIQSLGIDDEKNPTSGTALSLQLKIRLSAVNFLKENLLGLPNLPTEEQLIVLQAERRQAIEKRIAQEKKAVFEKRETETRRQHMDNQKDFEAVSVDRGWGVETSNIRNVNESDDPMLQQMQIMRNYIQQARRANRYDDVVILEANLRDLQIEHERMQSQS comes from the exons ATGGCGACCAGCACACACACCGAAGATAACGAGAGCAGAATTCGAGAAGGATTTATTTGTCCTATTTGCATGGAAGATTTGGCTACAGATGACCAGTTACTTCTTCATTTCGAAGAAGCTCATGATACAGAAGAGGATAAGGATGTATTACAGGCTTTCAAAG ACTTTCTTGGCAAGGCTAAGAAGATTTTGAAGTCAGACAATCCTTTTGATATTCTGGAGAAAACTAGTTCAAAATCCAGTAGTCAGCAAAAGCAGTATCATGTTGAATGGGATCCTCAAGATTTTG GTGTAATACATAGTCACTGGTCGGATTTCCGTAAGTTCCGGAGTAACCGAATGGACTTTTACGCtgccgaaacaaacaaattaatcaTTCGACTAGATAAAATTGTATCTTGCTTACCCAGTGAAGCTGCGAAAAGACGGGAGCATGAACAAAACATAGTTACTTGGGTTAACGACGAGGACGTTCAGCTATGCCCGCAATGTGCTAAATCATTTAACATACTTAGACGGAAACATCACTGCCGTGTCTGTGGTACCGTACAATGCCACCAATGCAGTCAATTTCTCTTGCTTTCATTTGCAA GGAAACTGACAAATCCCAGCTATATTCCAACCTTAGATGACAACAAGGAGAAACCAAGTCCTCCTAAGAGATTAACTCACGCTGCCTTCCATGCTCTTAAAAGGACTGGATCTACCACTAGTTTGACGTCACTGACTTCTCTAATTGATACCGATACGGGAGAAGGTCACATCAGAGTTTGTTATTATTGTAAACAG CTTCTTGAACGACGCGAACAGCAAATGGACAGCCGAAGTCAAAACGCTGTCATCGCCGAACTCTATAATGAAATGCGGAAGTACATGGAAAAAGGTGCCGAACTCATGCCGGTTTTCTTGAAAATGCTCGAATCTTTTAG TCAAGGTGAATCTACTTACAATTTGAAAGATGCTCAAGAATGTCGTCTGAAACTATTGAAAATTGCCGAATACGTTGACGGCTACAG taAAAAAATCCAGTCTCTCGGAATTGATGATGAGAAAAATCCCACGTCTGGCACTGCCCTGTCATTACAACTCAAAATTCGTCTTTCTGCAGTAAACttcttgaaagaaaatctactTGGATTGCCGAACTTGCCCACTGAAGAACAACTTATAGTGCTGCAAGCTGAGAGGCG TCAAGCAATCGAAAAACGCATAGctcaagagaaaaaagctgTTTTTGAAAAGCGGGAAACAGAAACTAGACGTCAACACATGGATAATCAGAAAGATTTTGAAgca GTGTCCGTAGATAGAGGTTGGGGAGTAGAAACCTCAAACATAAGAAACGTAAATGAGTCGGACGATCCGATGCTACAGCAAATGCAAATAATGCGGAATTACATTCAACAAGCTAG GCGTGCAAATCGTTACGACGATGTTGTTATCCTGGAGGCAAACTTACGTGATCTTCAGATTGAACACGAGAGAATGCAGTCTCAGTCATAA